The Rhodococcus rhodochrous DNA window TCCCGATCCCACAGCGGCAGAAGCAGTTCCGCCGAGGCGAGCACGTGCCCGACGCGCATGTCGTCGGGATAGCGCTGGGTGTCGGCGACGAAGCACAACTGCTGGAGCACCGCGGTGTTCTCGTACGGATCGGCGTCGAACACCTCGACGCTGCCGGTCGTGGGACGCATGTGGCCCGCGAGCAGCTGCATCAGGGTGGTCTTGCCGGCGCCGTTGCGGCCGAGCAGGCCGTAGATCGTGTTCCGGTGGAGTGTGAAGTCGGCGTCGGTGAGGGCGGCGACGTCCCCGAACCGCATGCCGAGGTGACGTGCGCGGACGACGGGCGGAGTGATGGTCATACGTGCTCCCGTGTGTCGAGCATGGACTTGAGCTCGTCGATGCCGATTCCGAGTTTCTCGGCCTCGAGGACGAGCGGGACGACGTACTGCTGGGCGAACCGATCCCGTCGGCGGGCGATCAGTTTGTCGCGGGCACCGGTGGTGACGAACATGCCGATTCCTCGTTTCTTGTAGAGGATCCCGTCGGCGACCAGGGCGTTGAGGCCTTTCGCGGCCGTGGCCGGGTTGATGCGGTGGAAGGCCGCGAGCTCGTTCGTCGAGGGAACCTGCGATTCCTCCGCGAGGCTGCCGTCGACGATCGAGTTCTCGATGAGCTCGGCGATCTGTTGGAAGAGGGGCTTGCCCTCGTCGTTCAGCACGACGCCCCGGGGCCCGGAGGCGGGTGCATCGGTTCATTACTCATGTAATGAACCATAGGACCTCGTCGTCGATACGGCAAGAGGCGGAGCACGGACTGCGGCCATGTAGCGTTTGCCCATGGAATCGAGGACGGTGACCACGCCCGGTGGGGACGTGCAGGTTCGGATCGGCGGCCCCGAAAGTCGTTACACGGTGCTGCTCTTCCCCGACGCGGGGGAGGACGGGGATGTGTACGACGTCGTGTGCGAGCGGCTGCACACGTCCGACCTGCGGACGATCGTGGTCGAGAAGATCGACGGACTCGCGCCCGCCGACGTGTTCGCCCTACTGGACGCCCTCGCTCTGCCCTGGGTTCATCTGGCGGGCAGCGGCGCGGGAGCCGAACTGGCATGGGCCGTCGCCGCAGGGCGCTTCGGACGCTTCGCGAGCCTGGTGGTCGCCGACCGCGGCCATCCCGCGGTCGCGGATCGTGACGGCACGGTGCGCGACGCATCGGCGCCGCCCGCGGAGGTGCCCACCACAATCGTCGTGGGCGATGCCTCGCGTCGCCCCGAAGCGGACGCATCGATGCGCTACGTGACGGGAGAGTTCCGGGTGGTCGAACTCGCCGGTGTCGCCAACGTGCCCGCCGAGGCGCCCACCGACTTCGCGTCCGCGATCGCGCTGCGCACCGGAAGCTGGTGAGACGCGTGTGGCCTGCGGCCCGGAGAGGGCAGCAGGCCACACGGCGCTGATGGAAGTGCTCAGAGACCCCGAAGTTCAGAGACCCAGGAGGGCGTTCTCGACGAGCTCGGGCAGCGCGGGGTGGATCCAGTACTGGCCGGTCGCCATCTCCCGCGCGGGCAGACCGAACGACATCGCCTGGATGAGCGGCTGGATGACCGTCGACGCCTGCACCCCGATGATGTGGGCGCCGAGCAGCAGACCCGTCGACCGGTCGGCGATCAGCTTGCAGAAGCCCTCGGTGTCCTCCATGGCCCAGCCGTAGGCGACGTTCCCGTAGTCCTGGATCTTGACGGAGATGTCGTATCCCGCCTCCCGGGCCTCGGCCTCGGTGAGACCGACCGACGCGATCTGCGGATCGGTGAACACCGCGGAGGGGACGTAGCGGTGGTCCGTCCGCTGCAGACCCGTGGTGTCGCCGCTCCACGCGTCGTGCAGCAGGTTGTGCTGGACGACCCGCGCCTCGTGGTTGGCCACGTGCTTGAGCTGGTAGGGCGACGACACGTCGCCGAGGGCGAACACACCCGCAGCGGACGTGCGCTGGAACTCGTCGACCACGATCCGGCCCTTCGCATCGAGTTCGATGCCGGCCGCCGCGGCGTCGAGCAGGTCCCCGTTGGGCTGCCGACCCGTCGCGACGAGCAGGGCGTCGCCGCTCACGACGGTGCCGTCGGCGAGTTCGACCTCCACGCCGTCGCCGACCGGACGGAACGCCCGGGCCGGATCGGCGAGGTGGACGTCCCACTTGGCCGCGGCGAGCGCCGTGAACCGCTCGGAGACGTCGGCGTCGAGGTGCCGCAGCAGACGGTCGGTCCGCGCGATCACCGACACCCGCGTGCCGAGCGCCGAGAAGACGTGGGCGAACTCCATCGCGATGAAGCCCGTCCCGAGGATCACGAGGGACTCGGGCAGTTTCGGCAGCCGCATGACGTCGTCGCTCGTGTGATATCTCACACCGGAATCGAGTACCTCCTGGGGGATCGCGGGCCGCGAACCGGCCGCGACGACCACCTGATCGGCAGTGATCACCTCACCGGTTCCGGTGTCGATGCGGCGCTCGCCGACGAACCGCGCGTGACCGTCGTAGACGGTGACGTTCGCGCAGTCCTCGCGGCGGTAGCGCTCCCCGCCCGCAGCGATGGGATCGATGCGACCGAAGACCCGGTCGACGATGTCGTTCCACCGCACCCCGTCGATCGACGCGTCGACGCCGTACTTCGCCGCGGTGCGGACCGTGTGGGCGACCTCCGCGGCGTAGACGTACATCTTCGTGGGGATGCAGCCCACGTTGAGGCAGGTGCCCCCGAAGGTGCCTTCTTCGAGGAGAGCGACGCGCTTCCCGTCGTACCGCTCGTCGAGGATCGAATTCCCCGATCCTGTGCCGATGATCGCGAGGTCGTAGTGGGTCACGCGTGCTCTCCCATGGGTCGGTGCAGTACGGAAACGGTGGCGGAGTCGTCGGCCTCGGTTCGGGAACCGGAGGTGTCCGCCTCGTCCGCTCCGTCCAACCATTCCAGCCACAGGTCCAATTCCCGGAAGGCCTCCGCCAGGGGACCGGGTGTGGACAGGAACACGTCGTGGCGGGCACCGTCGATCGGCACGATCGTCGTGCGGTTGCCGAGGCATCCCGCCCATCGGGCTATCTGGCGGACGTCGAGGACCGCGTCGACGGTGTCGACGCTCGCGTCGTACCGCGGAGCGGAGCGGGAGGCACCGGACCGCAGGATCAGCGACGGCACCCCGATGTCGAGCCCGCGGTGCAGGACGGCCTGGCCGCGCCGCACGGCACGCAACCAGCCGAACCGGATGGGGAAGCCGGTCAACGGCTTCCAATCGAGGTCGTAGCGCCAGCCGTCGCTCTGCAGGCTGCGGCCGTAGGCCTCGGTCTTCGGCAGCGGGATGAGCGCGCGGGGCCGGAGGCGGCCGACGACGTCGATGGCCGCCGTGCCGACATTGCGCAGGTAGGACGGTCCCTGCAGGTCGAACCACGGGCTGTTCAGGACGAGACCCACGATGCCCGCCGCGGCAACCCCACCGGACCGGCGACGGAGCCGGTCGAGCCACAACGGCAGGACGAGCCCGCCCGTCGAGTGGGCCGCGAGCAGCACACCGCCACCGACCTCCTCGCGCACCACGCGCAGCGCCTCGTCGAGCTCGGCGTCGTAGTGGGAGAGATCGGTGACGAAGTGAGGAGTGTGCCCGGGTGCCCGCGAGCGGCCGCACTTGCGCAGGTCCAGTGCGAAGAAGCGGTAGCCGCGCGCCGCGAAGTGCTCGGCGAGGTGCTGCTGGAAGAAGTAGTCGGTGAAGCCGTGGACGTAGAGCACCGCGCGATCGGGGAGATCGGTGGACGGCGGCTGGTAGCGCACCAGGGTCGCCGAGATCTCGCCTTCGCCGTCGGGGTCGGTGCCCAGCGGCAGTTCGAGCTGCTCGTAGCCGTCTCCGAGGACGTCAGGACGCCAAGTAGTCACTATCACACCCTAGGTGTGTTCGCCGACCACCGCTCATGGGTACACAATGAGGTGAAATGAAACGCCGGACCACGCGCGGGTAACCTGTCTGTCGCATTCGCGCGCCGCGTTGACGGGACACCCACGCGAGACGGTACCTCCGTACTTCGGCGGCGCGTGCGAACCAGACAAGGAAGTCGATTTCCCAGTGTCAGAGAACGTAGTAGCGAAGACCGACGTAGTGCTCGTGGGCGCGGGCATCATGAGCGCAACCCTCGGTGCGTTGTTGCGTCAGGTGCAGCCCGACTGGTCGATCACCGCGTTCGAGCGCCTCGACGCCGCGGCCGCCGAGAGCAGCGACCCCTGGAACAACGCCGGTACGGGCCACTCCGCGCTGTGTGAGCTCAACTACACCCCCGGGAAGCCGGACGGTTCGGTCGACATCGCGAAGGCCGTCAACGTCAATGAGCAGTTCCAGGTCTCGCGCCAGTTCTGGGCGTACGCCGTCGAC harbors:
- a CDS encoding alpha/beta fold hydrolase; this translates as MESRTVTTPGGDVQVRIGGPESRYTVLLFPDAGEDGDVYDVVCERLHTSDLRTIVVEKIDGLAPADVFALLDALALPWVHLAGSGAGAELAWAVAAGRFGRFASLVVADRGHPAVADRDGTVRDASAPPAEVPTTIVVGDASRRPEADASMRYVTGEFRVVELAGVANVPAEAPTDFASAIALRTGSW
- a CDS encoding GntR family transcriptional regulator, producing MNDEGKPLFQQIAELIENSIVDGSLAEESQVPSTNELAAFHRINPATAAKGLNALVADGILYKKRGIGMFVTTGARDKLIARRRDRFAQQYVVPLVLEAEKLGIGIDELKSMLDTREHV
- a CDS encoding alpha/beta hydrolase, with the protein product MTTWRPDVLGDGYEQLELPLGTDPDGEGEISATLVRYQPPSTDLPDRAVLYVHGFTDYFFQQHLAEHFAARGYRFFALDLRKCGRSRAPGHTPHFVTDLSHYDAELDEALRVVREEVGGGVLLAAHSTGGLVLPLWLDRLRRRSGGVAAAGIVGLVLNSPWFDLQGPSYLRNVGTAAIDVVGRLRPRALIPLPKTEAYGRSLQSDGWRYDLDWKPLTGFPIRFGWLRAVRRGQAVLHRGLDIGVPSLILRSGASRSAPRYDASVDTVDAVLDVRQIARWAGCLGNRTTIVPIDGARHDVFLSTPGPLAEAFRELDLWLEWLDGADEADTSGSRTEADDSATVSVLHRPMGEHA
- the mtr gene encoding mycothione reductase, which produces MTHYDLAIIGTGSGNSILDERYDGKRVALLEEGTFGGTCLNVGCIPTKMYVYAAEVAHTVRTAAKYGVDASIDGVRWNDIVDRVFGRIDPIAAGGERYRREDCANVTVYDGHARFVGERRIDTGTGEVITADQVVVAAGSRPAIPQEVLDSGVRYHTSDDVMRLPKLPESLVILGTGFIAMEFAHVFSALGTRVSVIARTDRLLRHLDADVSERFTALAAAKWDVHLADPARAFRPVGDGVEVELADGTVVSGDALLVATGRQPNGDLLDAAAAGIELDAKGRIVVDEFQRTSAAGVFALGDVSSPYQLKHVANHEARVVQHNLLHDAWSGDTTGLQRTDHRYVPSAVFTDPQIASVGLTEAEAREAGYDISVKIQDYGNVAYGWAMEDTEGFCKLIADRSTGLLLGAHIIGVQASTVIQPLIQAMSFGLPAREMATGQYWIHPALPELVENALLGL